GAATACAAGACCGGACTTGGCCTATTCTGTTGGCATAGTGAGTCGCTTCATGGAAGCACCCATGGCGGAACTTTGGGCAGCTGTTGAAAATATACTCAGGTACATCAAAGGGACAACAAATTTCGGTTGTGTCTATTtgagagagaagaagaaggagatgctGGAGCTACGTGGCTACAGTGATAGCGACATGGCAGGAGATGTGGACGACCGTAAGAGTACCTCGGGCGTGGCATATTTCTTGGGAGGAAGCATAGTGAGTTGGCTATCACAAAAGCAGAAGGTGGTCGCATTATCATCTCGTGAAGCGGAATATATTGCAGCTGCAACCGCGGTGTGTCAAGGTGTTTGCCTAGGAAGGCTACTCGGTGATCTCACAGGCAAGGAACCTGAACGAGTGGTGCTCAACGTTGACGACAAGTCTACAATCTCTCTGTGGAAGAATCCAGTGTGTCATCATGGTAGATGGAAACACATCGATACGAGGTATCGGTACCTAAGGGAGTGCGTGGAAGAAAGTAAGATTGACGTCAACTATGTTTGTACCAATGACCAGCTTGCAGATATCCTAATCAGATCTTTGGGATGACAGAAGTTCGTGAAGATGCGGCGAAGGATCGGCGTCCAAGCTGTCAAGTGAGGACATCGTGTTTAGGGGGTGAGTTCACAAACAAACGCGAGCAGCCACATGAGCTACCTGCCGTTTCTGATTATTATTAGAGGCAAATACTTAATAACAAGGTCGCAGCACTGTTTTATTACACAAAACCATTCATCTACTGTATCACTTAATTTTTTTCAATTATTTCAGAAAAAGAtcgtgattttgaaaaaaagtaCTTCATTTTAgaagaaaagttcacaaacctaaaataagttcat
This DNA window, taken from Triticum aestivum cultivar Chinese Spring chromosome 1D, IWGSC CS RefSeq v2.1, whole genome shotgun sequence, encodes the following:
- the LOC123168401 gene encoding uncharacterized mitochondrial protein AtMg00810-like — its product is MEELFKMTDLGLLSYYFGIEVQQKPEGITQCQEAYAKKIVESCSMEDCNPSHVPMKPCVVLSKKSEAPAVDATEYRSVVRKLRYLTNTRPDLAYSVGIVSRFMEAPMAELWAAVENILRYIKGTTNFGCVYLREKKKEMLELRGYSDSDMAGDVDDRKSTSGVAYFLGGSIVSWLSQKQKVVALSSREAEYIAAATAVCQGVCLGRLLGDLTGKEPERVVLNVDDKSTISLWKNPVCHHGRWKHIDTRYRYLRECVEESKIDVNYVCTNDQLADILIRSLG